One window of Dyadobacter sandarakinus genomic DNA carries:
- a CDS encoding YhdH/YhfP family quinone oxidoreductase — MADTFRALEVSESDGKYSLAVVDKTLDQLPAGEVLIRVHYSSLNYKDALSASGNRGVTRTFPHTPGIDAAGIVVESAAHEWKPGDQVLVTGFDLGMNTRGGFAQYVRVPASWVVMLPAGLSLRESMIFGTAGFTAGLSVDAILRHGVTPGQGRIAVSGATGGVGSMSVAILAKLRYQVSAITGKDGDLLTRLGASETITRTEMEDTSGKALLKPRFAAAVDTVGGNVLATILKSLQYGGIATACGMVGGGTLPVTVFPFILKGVHLAGIDSVEAPMPKRLSVWEALAGPWKPEMLGTMAEEITLAELPAAIEKILHGKMTGRVIIRLPD, encoded by the coding sequence ATGGCAGATACATTCAGGGCACTGGAGGTAAGTGAGTCCGATGGAAAATACAGCCTGGCAGTTGTAGACAAGACGCTTGATCAGCTTCCTGCGGGCGAAGTGCTGATCCGCGTGCATTACTCATCGCTCAACTACAAGGATGCGCTATCTGCCAGTGGCAACCGGGGCGTCACGCGTACTTTCCCGCACACGCCGGGCATTGATGCAGCCGGGATTGTGGTGGAGTCTGCCGCTCACGAATGGAAACCCGGTGACCAGGTGCTGGTCACCGGGTTTGACCTGGGGATGAACACCCGCGGCGGATTTGCGCAATATGTACGCGTACCGGCCTCCTGGGTGGTGATGCTTCCTGCCGGACTTTCCCTGCGCGAAAGTATGATCTTCGGCACGGCCGGCTTCACGGCAGGGTTGTCGGTAGATGCCATCCTGCGCCACGGGGTGACACCCGGCCAGGGCCGCATTGCCGTAAGCGGCGCTACCGGCGGAGTCGGAAGTATGTCGGTGGCGATCCTGGCCAAACTCAGGTACCAGGTAAGCGCCATTACAGGAAAAGACGGAGACCTGCTCACCAGGCTCGGTGCTTCGGAGACGATCACGAGAACCGAAATGGAGGATACTTCCGGAAAGGCATTGCTCAAACCGCGCTTTGCAGCTGCCGTCGATACAGTGGGCGGCAACGTGCTGGCTACCATCCTGAAATCGCTCCAATATGGCGGTATTGCCACCGCCTGCGGAATGGTGGGAGGAGGCACACTGCCGGTTACCGTTTTTCCATTCATATTAAAGGGCGTGCACCTGGCCGGTATTGACTCTGTGGAAGCTCCCATGCCTAAGCGCCTGAGCGTCTGGGAAGCATTGGCTGGTCCCTGGAAGCCTGAGATGCTGGGCACTATGGCTGAGGAAATCACCCTCGCTGAGCTGCCCGCTGCCATCGAAAAGATCCTGCATGGGAAAATGACCGGGAGGGTGATCATCAGGCTTCCCGACTAG
- a CDS encoding helix-turn-helix domain-containing protein, whose translation MNTPERLHPLQYACYHARSRAGEQFIPDHAIGLVISGSFVVNDGLETQVFREGELYFCRRNHLSKYDKRPPENGEFRSVAVFFTEEMLRRYSLELGYQPAGHSNAGTFTRLPSPSVLGNYMASLRAYEGLLSQPGTSELLALKQKEALLLLLQAAPELKNVLFDFSDPGKIDLEAFMNKHYQFNVELKRFAYLTGRSLSTFKRDFEKIFHQTPGRWLLHKRLEEAHYMIREQHRSASDVYLDVGFEDLSHFSFAFKKQFGVAPSVAAD comes from the coding sequence ATGAATACACCCGAAAGGCTGCATCCCCTTCAATATGCCTGCTACCATGCCAGGAGCAGGGCAGGGGAACAGTTTATTCCCGACCATGCGATCGGGCTGGTGATCTCGGGAAGTTTTGTGGTAAATGATGGTTTGGAAACGCAGGTTTTTCGGGAAGGCGAGCTGTACTTCTGCCGCCGCAACCATCTCTCCAAGTACGACAAGCGCCCGCCCGAAAATGGTGAATTCCGCTCGGTAGCAGTGTTTTTTACCGAAGAAATGCTGCGCAGGTACAGCCTGGAACTCGGGTACCAGCCTGCTGGTCACAGCAATGCCGGAACTTTCACGCGGCTGCCGTCGCCGTCGGTCCTGGGCAACTACATGGCCTCGCTCCGGGCGTATGAAGGTCTGCTGAGCCAGCCGGGTACTTCGGAGCTGCTGGCATTGAAGCAGAAGGAAGCACTGCTGCTCCTTCTGCAGGCTGCGCCGGAACTCAAAAATGTACTCTTTGACTTCTCGGATCCTGGAAAGATAGACCTTGAAGCATTTATGAACAAGCATTACCAGTTCAATGTGGAGCTGAAACGGTTTGCCTATCTCACGGGCCGCAGCCTGTCAACCTTCAAGCGCGATTTTGAAAAAATATTCCACCAGACCCCCGGCCGCTGGCTACTGCACAAGCGCCTGGAAGAAGCCCACTATATGATCAGGGAACAGCACAGGTCCGCGTCCGATGTTTACCTGGATGTTGGTTTTGAAGATTTGTCCCACTTTTCATTTGCATTCAAAAAGCAGTTCGGAGTCGCCCCGTCGGTAGCAGCTGACTAG
- a CDS encoding aldehyde dehydrogenase family protein, which yields MRTINQIYVNGSFVTPHGTETFDLVNPSTNTLIGRVTLGDVEDTRRAIAAAKAAFPAFSKTTSAERIAILQRLHDAVAGRKDELVAAMVEEYGGTLQFSRMSIDNALNSFTSNMELLESFTFEKTLGTSLIRLEPVGVVGIITPWNASTSFICGKLATALAAGCTAVIKPSEMSGMQTQLLLECFHEASVPAGIFNVVNGLGTVVGAEITRHPDIAKISFTGSTAVGKTIARDAVATMKRVTLELGGKSPNILLDDADLATAVPMAVMAAFMNSGQACIAGTRLLVPESRADEVNALLKQVVGATQVGRPEDPDTQVGPMVSKKQYERVQGYIQLGLDEGAQLMAGGTGQPEGLEDGNFVKPTVFTGVTNDMRIAREEIFGPVLSVITYRTDEEAITIANDTDYGLHAYVSSSDPERARRVASKIQAGRVAINGLRHDPMAPFGGFKQSGIGREYGVYGLEAYLEPKALIG from the coding sequence ATGAGAACAATTAATCAGATTTATGTAAACGGCTCCTTTGTTACACCGCACGGTACCGAAACTTTCGACCTTGTAAATCCGTCCACAAACACGCTCATCGGGCGGGTGACACTGGGCGACGTGGAGGACACCCGGCGGGCGATTGCGGCCGCAAAAGCTGCTTTCCCCGCTTTTTCCAAAACAACCTCAGCGGAGCGGATCGCGATCCTGCAACGCCTCCACGATGCAGTAGCTGGCAGAAAGGACGAGCTCGTAGCAGCGATGGTGGAGGAATATGGAGGTACGCTGCAATTTTCCCGGATGAGCATTGACAATGCGCTGAACAGCTTTACCAGCAACATGGAGCTCCTGGAATCTTTTACGTTTGAAAAAACACTTGGCACCTCGCTCATCAGGCTTGAACCTGTGGGGGTGGTGGGGATTATCACACCCTGGAATGCCAGCACCAGCTTTATCTGCGGCAAGCTCGCCACTGCACTGGCGGCAGGATGTACCGCGGTGATCAAGCCGAGCGAAATGAGTGGCATGCAGACCCAGCTGCTGCTCGAATGCTTTCATGAGGCATCGGTACCTGCCGGGATTTTCAACGTCGTCAATGGACTGGGTACCGTGGTAGGCGCAGAAATTACCCGGCACCCCGACATAGCCAAGATCTCATTTACAGGCTCGACTGCCGTAGGCAAAACGATTGCGCGAGATGCAGTGGCAACCATGAAAAGAGTTACGCTGGAACTCGGCGGAAAGTCTCCTAACATATTGCTGGACGATGCCGACCTTGCTACCGCAGTACCCATGGCTGTGATGGCCGCATTCATGAACAGCGGGCAGGCCTGCATTGCCGGCACACGCCTGCTCGTACCCGAAAGCCGTGCCGACGAGGTAAATGCTTTGCTCAAACAGGTGGTAGGTGCTACCCAAGTCGGGCGGCCGGAAGACCCGGATACACAGGTAGGGCCGATGGTGAGCAAAAAGCAGTATGAACGCGTACAGGGGTACATTCAGCTCGGGCTGGATGAGGGTGCCCAGCTGATGGCGGGAGGAACCGGCCAGCCTGAGGGGTTAGAGGATGGTAACTTCGTAAAACCAACCGTTTTTACCGGCGTCACCAATGATATGCGCATTGCCCGGGAGGAAATCTTCGGGCCGGTACTGTCCGTTATCACCTACCGGACGGATGAAGAGGCGATCACAATTGCCAATGATACGGATTATGGCCTGCACGCTTACGTGAGCTCGTCGGATCCGGAACGTGCGCGCCGGGTGGCCTCGAAAATCCAGGCAGGCCGGGTGGCGATCAATGGACTGAGGCATGATCCGATGGCGCCCTTTGGCGGGTTCAAGCAATCGGGTATCGGGCGGGAGTACGGGGTATATGGTCTGGAAGCCTACCTGGAACCGAAAGCGCTGATCGGATAG
- a CDS encoding pyridoxamine 5'-phosphate oxidase family protein: protein MDSINKQQPEKNYQDLWGSEAGEKIKALTEKADSCFFCTKIETNRPLQVRPMSVQKVDENGNFWFLSSSDSHKNEEIETDNHVQLLFQGSAHSDFLSIYGKATISRDQALIDELWNPILKTWFTEGKDDPRITVIKVEVADGYYWDNKHGNAVAFVKTLVGATIGQTLDDSIEGKLKV from the coding sequence ATGGACAGCATCAACAAGCAGCAGCCCGAAAAGAACTATCAGGATCTTTGGGGAAGCGAAGCAGGTGAAAAAATCAAAGCATTGACAGAAAAAGCCGATTCCTGTTTTTTCTGTACCAAAATTGAAACAAACCGACCTTTGCAGGTAAGACCTATGTCGGTACAGAAAGTAGATGAAAATGGTAACTTCTGGTTCCTGAGCTCCTCGGACAGCCATAAAAATGAGGAGATCGAAACCGACAATCATGTGCAGCTACTTTTTCAGGGATCGGCACATTCTGATTTTCTGAGCATATACGGTAAAGCGACCATCTCCCGCGATCAGGCGCTCATTGATGAGTTGTGGAACCCGATTCTGAAAACCTGGTTTACCGAGGGTAAGGACGATCCCCGGATCACGGTTATCAAGGTAGAAGTTGCAGACGGATACTATTGGGACAACAAGCACGGCAATGCTGTGGCATTTGTAAAAACCCTCGTAGGCGCTACCATCGGTCAGACCCTGGACGATTCTATCGAAGGAAAATTGAAAGTATAG
- a CDS encoding aldo/keto reductase, with protein sequence MEKTALGKTDLRIAPINLGGNVFGWTLNEQQSFGILDGFAGAGFNFIDTADTYSHWAEGNKGGESETIIGNWMQARGNRDRIVVATKVGSATSNLPKNVSKEHILKTAEESLKRLKTDYIDLYYTHFDDEVTPLEETLGAYQQLIEQGKVRYIAASNVSPARLTGSLELAEKEGLPIYKALQPHYNLVEREGYERDYAPVAEKYGLAVLPYWSLASGFLTGKYRSESDLGKSPRGQGVKQYLNDRGLAVLGALDQVASGHGSSPATVALAWLLHQPLIAAPIVSATSDTQLQTLIEAPGLKLTAEDLELLNQASA encoded by the coding sequence ATGGAAAAAACAGCACTGGGAAAGACAGACCTGAGAATTGCCCCGATCAACCTGGGCGGCAATGTTTTTGGCTGGACTCTGAATGAACAACAATCGTTTGGCATACTCGACGGATTTGCCGGAGCGGGTTTCAACTTTATTGATACCGCCGACACTTACTCGCACTGGGCGGAGGGCAACAAGGGCGGAGAGTCCGAAACAATCATCGGGAACTGGATGCAGGCACGCGGTAACCGCGACCGGATCGTGGTGGCTACCAAGGTCGGCTCAGCTACCAGCAACCTCCCGAAGAATGTCAGCAAAGAACATATCCTGAAAACAGCCGAAGAATCGCTCAAAAGGCTGAAAACAGATTATATCGATCTTTATTACACCCACTTCGATGACGAGGTTACGCCGCTTGAGGAAACACTCGGGGCCTACCAGCAGCTGATTGAGCAGGGTAAGGTCCGCTACATTGCAGCGTCCAACGTCTCCCCCGCCCGCCTGACCGGCTCCCTGGAACTGGCCGAAAAAGAAGGCCTGCCCATTTACAAAGCCCTGCAGCCGCATTACAACCTGGTGGAGCGCGAGGGTTACGAGAGGGACTATGCGCCTGTTGCTGAAAAATACGGTCTGGCAGTATTGCCCTACTGGTCACTCGCATCGGGCTTTCTGACTGGCAAGTACCGCTCCGAAAGCGACCTCGGTAAGAGTCCGCGCGGGCAGGGCGTTAAGCAATACCTCAATGACAGAGGTCTGGCCGTACTAGGCGCGCTCGACCAGGTGGCATCCGGCCATGGCAGCTCGCCGGCAACCGTTGCCCTGGCCTGGCTGCTGCACCAGCCGCTCATTGCAGCGCCCATCGTAAGCGCTACCAGTGACACCCAGCTTCAGACGCTCATTGAGGCACCCGGGCTGAAACTGACTGCGGAGGATCTGGAGCTGCTCAACCAGGCAAGTGCCTGA
- a CDS encoding aldo/keto reductase, which translates to MTTRRNFLAKASLAGTALAAAPFIPAFASKQPQDFQTTFSMEEHKKTTLPEIPLKAGIGGVAAGNGWHENTDEQINEALEAAWSAGIRHYDTSPFYGFGLSERRFGHFLFDKKRSDYVLSTKVGRLFAADPNFKANPKNLFKGNLNFKYRFDYTADGVRRSVEDSLLRLGLSSIDIVYVHDLSPDTGELGEKWTQQFDIAAKGAFPALTRMREEGIIKAWGLGVNTPQPILKAMEVSDPDVMLVAIQYSLLDHQDALEKLFPAMQQKGVKAVIGGPLNGGFLAGYDRFNYGPTVPAPMQERRQKIQAIADRHQVDLRTAALQFCTAHPVVAAVIPGASTAAQAVANAVSMSKVLPEAFWSDLKSAGLIAAGAPIPKAV; encoded by the coding sequence ATGACAACAAGAAGAAATTTTCTGGCAAAAGCATCACTGGCGGGTACGGCCCTTGCTGCTGCGCCATTCATTCCTGCATTTGCCAGCAAGCAGCCGCAGGATTTTCAAACAACATTCAGCATGGAAGAACATAAAAAAACGACCCTGCCCGAAATCCCTCTGAAGGCCGGCATCGGCGGCGTAGCTGCCGGGAACGGGTGGCATGAAAATACGGACGAACAGATCAATGAGGCGCTTGAAGCCGCATGGTCGGCGGGCATCCGTCATTACGACACCTCTCCTTTTTACGGGTTTGGTCTGAGTGAGCGCAGGTTCGGGCATTTTTTGTTTGATAAAAAAAGATCCGACTACGTACTTTCCACGAAGGTAGGGCGGCTGTTTGCTGCCGATCCCAACTTCAAGGCAAATCCGAAAAACCTCTTTAAGGGTAACCTGAATTTCAAATACAGGTTTGACTACACGGCCGACGGGGTACGACGCTCGGTGGAAGACAGCCTGCTGCGACTGGGACTTTCATCCATTGATATCGTGTATGTGCACGACCTTTCGCCCGATACCGGTGAACTGGGCGAGAAGTGGACGCAGCAGTTTGATATTGCTGCCAAAGGCGCATTTCCGGCACTGACCCGGATGCGCGAAGAAGGCATCATCAAGGCCTGGGGCCTGGGTGTAAATACGCCTCAGCCTATCCTGAAAGCAATGGAAGTCTCCGACCCTGATGTCATGCTCGTCGCCATTCAATACTCCCTGCTGGACCATCAGGATGCACTGGAAAAACTTTTTCCGGCTATGCAGCAAAAAGGCGTAAAGGCAGTAATCGGCGGGCCCCTCAATGGCGGCTTCCTCGCAGGATACGACCGCTTTAATTACGGCCCGACCGTACCCGCGCCCATGCAGGAACGACGCCAGAAGATCCAGGCGATTGCCGATCGTCACCAGGTAGACCTGCGCACGGCGGCTCTGCAGTTTTGTACAGCCCACCCGGTGGTTGCGGCAGTGATTCCCGGCGCGAGTACAGCTGCCCAGGCAGTAGCCAATGCAGTATCCATGTCGAAGGTTTTACCGGAAGCTTTCTGGAGTGACCTCAAATCGGCCGGTCTGATTGCAGCCGGTGCACCGATTCCGAAAGCAGTTTAA
- a CDS encoding nucleoside hydrolase: MKYASLALPLLSMILSCTGHKGEEVARPGKPAIILDTDIGPDYDDVGAVAMMHALADSGEVEPLAIIASNAQELVVPTIDVLNTYFGRPDLPTAAPKRPNAPQAGASQGWPELLTGRYPHRIRSSTEAPDALTAYRRLLAAQPDSSVTIVTIGFLTNMASLLDSRPDSISDLNGKELIGRKVKRLVSMAGAFPEGREYNVLVDSVASGKVFTQWPTEIIFSGFEIGKAVVTGLRLTQDTLRNSPVKDAFAKAMSFSKGDSLGRMSWDQTAVLAAARGAERYFGLQRGYFIPKGGNNAWKDDPKGPHAYLKFKTPVPELTRTIEDLMMHHPVTK; this comes from the coding sequence ATGAAATATGCCTCCCTTGCTCTGCCACTGCTGAGCATGATCCTGAGTTGTACCGGACACAAAGGTGAAGAAGTTGCCCGGCCCGGAAAGCCCGCCATCATCCTGGATACTGATATCGGTCCCGACTACGACGACGTAGGGGCCGTGGCAATGATGCACGCACTGGCCGACAGCGGCGAGGTAGAGCCGCTCGCCATCATTGCCAGCAATGCACAGGAGCTGGTTGTGCCGACCATTGATGTACTCAATACTTATTTCGGCCGCCCTGACCTGCCGACCGCTGCGCCAAAACGTCCCAATGCACCTCAGGCCGGGGCGAGCCAGGGATGGCCTGAGCTGCTCACCGGCAGGTACCCGCACCGGATCAGGTCGTCCACCGAGGCGCCGGATGCACTTACTGCTTACCGCCGGCTGCTCGCCGCTCAGCCCGATTCCAGCGTAACCATTGTTACCATCGGATTTCTGACCAACATGGCCAGCCTGCTGGACTCCCGGCCCGACTCGATTTCTGACCTGAATGGAAAAGAACTTATCGGGCGGAAAGTAAAACGCCTGGTCTCCATGGCAGGTGCGTTTCCGGAAGGAAGGGAATACAACGTGCTGGTAGACTCAGTCGCATCCGGAAAGGTGTTTACGCAGTGGCCTACCGAAATTATTTTCAGTGGTTTTGAAATCGGTAAAGCGGTGGTGACCGGTTTGCGGCTGACGCAGGATACGCTCAGGAACTCACCTGTGAAAGATGCATTTGCGAAAGCAATGTCCTTCTCGAAAGGCGACAGCCTGGGGCGCATGAGCTGGGACCAGACGGCCGTACTGGCCGCCGCCAGGGGAGCAGAAAGGTACTTCGGGCTGCAGCGCGGGTATTTCATTCCGAAGGGCGGCAACAATGCATGGAAAGACGACCCGAAAGGTCCGCACGCCTACCTGAAATTCAAAACACCGGTGCCGGAACTCACCCGCACGATTGAAGACCTGATGATGCATCACCCGGTGACCAAGTAA
- the rbsK gene encoding ribokinase — protein sequence MIYVVGSSNTDMVVRSEKLPAPGETVIGESFLMNPGGKGANQAVGASRLGGQVTFIGKIGDDLFGRGTLDHFRQEGLVTDFVVTDPELPSGIALINVNAAGENCIAVAPGANNALMGQEVLAGLEKLTAGDIVLVQLEIQPEAVEAAVNRAREKGAKVILNPAPARHLPDNLLHDLFLITPNETEAALLTGMPVSGEEDVRRAAQMLLQKGVRNVVITLGSRGALIRTNAYERMIAAPEVTAVDTTAAGDCFNGALAVGLSERMNLEDAVRFACAAAAVSVTRPGAQSAMPYRKEVVRE from the coding sequence ATGATTTATGTTGTAGGAAGTTCCAACACGGATATGGTAGTACGCTCGGAAAAGTTGCCGGCCCCGGGCGAAACGGTCATCGGCGAAAGTTTTCTGATGAATCCCGGCGGCAAAGGAGCCAACCAGGCCGTGGGTGCATCCCGGCTGGGTGGCCAGGTCACGTTCATCGGCAAAATTGGTGATGATTTGTTCGGGCGCGGAACGCTGGATCATTTCAGGCAGGAAGGCTTGGTTACCGACTTTGTTGTGACAGACCCTGAACTACCATCCGGCATTGCGCTGATCAATGTAAATGCCGCCGGCGAAAACTGCATTGCCGTAGCGCCGGGCGCCAACAATGCACTGATGGGACAGGAAGTGCTGGCCGGCCTCGAAAAGCTTACAGCCGGCGATATCGTACTGGTGCAGCTCGAAATTCAGCCGGAGGCAGTAGAGGCAGCTGTGAACAGGGCGCGGGAAAAGGGTGCGAAGGTAATCCTGAACCCTGCACCCGCCCGGCACCTGCCGGACAACCTCCTGCATGACCTTTTTCTGATCACGCCTAATGAAACGGAGGCTGCTTTGCTCACAGGCATGCCGGTGAGCGGCGAAGAGGACGTGCGCAGGGCAGCGCAGATGCTGCTGCAAAAAGGCGTCCGCAATGTGGTGATAACCCTCGGAAGCAGGGGAGCGCTGATCAGGACGAATGCGTATGAACGTATGATCGCTGCGCCGGAGGTTACTGCTGTCGATACAACTGCCGCAGGGGATTGCTTTAACGGAGCACTGGCTGTGGGCCTTTCCGAAAGGATGAACCTGGAAGATGCGGTCAGGTTTGCGTGCGCGGCTGCTGCCGTGAGTGTGACGCGGCCCGGAGCGCAAAGCGCAATGCCTTACAGAAAGGAAGTAGTCCGGGAATAA
- a CDS encoding RidA family protein codes for MLKNSLKVALILLAAFHAFTASAQTQKADVEKRLTELGVTLPKLNPSKGNLLRAVRVGNLVYLSGHGPDKPGGGQILGKVGDNLTVEQGKEAARLCGIALLASLKEEIGDLNKVKRIVKVLGLVNATPTLTQQPQVINGFTDFMVEVFGDAGKHARSAFGVASLPSGIAVEIEMIVEVAE; via the coding sequence ATGCTCAAAAACTCACTCAAAGTTGCCCTCATCCTGTTGGCAGCATTCCATGCTTTTACAGCATCAGCCCAGACCCAGAAAGCGGATGTTGAAAAACGCCTGACCGAACTGGGCGTGACATTGCCGAAGCTGAATCCTTCCAAAGGTAATCTGCTGCGCGCGGTACGGGTAGGCAACCTCGTTTATCTCTCCGGTCACGGTCCCGACAAGCCAGGCGGCGGACAGATCCTCGGGAAGGTAGGTGATAATCTGACAGTTGAGCAGGGCAAGGAAGCTGCCCGGCTCTGCGGGATTGCTTTGCTGGCATCCCTGAAAGAAGAAATTGGCGACCTGAATAAGGTGAAACGCATTGTAAAGGTGCTCGGCCTGGTGAATGCGACGCCTACCCTCACCCAGCAGCCGCAGGTGATCAATGGCTTTACAGACTTTATGGTAGAGGTATTCGGCGATGCCGGCAAGCACGCACGGTCGGCTTTCGGGGTAGCTTCCTTGCCCTCAGGCATAGCCGTGGAAATCGAAATGATTGTGGAAGTGGCCGAGTAG
- a CDS encoding DUF6766 family protein encodes MTSTQPRHSFFYRNGLSLLFITLFILTMGAQAVTGWAEHNEELQLLNAGPLTFTDYLRSGHFISATFENFESEFLQMSVYVLLTINLRQQGSAESKSLDEPEEVDREPTPGKDAPWPVNKGGWVLKLYENSLSLVFLLLFLVSWSLHLRGSWLDHNQENRLNSLPEDSIAQYLLKPTFWFETFQNWQSEFLSIACIVVFTIFLRQKGSPESKPVDAPDTETGK; translated from the coding sequence ATGACCAGTACACAACCCCGCCACAGTTTTTTTTACCGAAATGGATTAAGCCTGCTATTTATTACGCTTTTTATACTTACCATGGGAGCCCAGGCAGTTACCGGCTGGGCCGAACACAATGAGGAACTTCAGCTGCTGAATGCAGGCCCGCTTACCTTTACAGATTACCTCCGGAGCGGTCACTTTATCTCCGCAACTTTTGAGAATTTTGAAAGTGAGTTCCTGCAGATGAGTGTATACGTACTCCTGACGATCAACCTTCGTCAGCAAGGCTCGGCAGAGTCGAAGTCGCTGGACGAGCCCGAAGAAGTAGACCGGGAGCCTACCCCGGGCAAGGATGCGCCCTGGCCCGTCAACAAAGGTGGCTGGGTGCTCAAATTATATGAAAACTCACTTTCCCTGGTGTTCTTACTCCTTTTTCTCGTAAGTTGGTCACTGCACCTGCGGGGCAGCTGGCTGGATCATAATCAGGAAAACAGGCTCAACAGCCTGCCCGAAGACAGCATTGCACAGTACCTGCTGAAACCTACGTTCTGGTTTGAGACGTTCCAGAACTGGCAAAGTGAATTCCTGTCCATTGCCTGCATTGTAGTTTTTACTATTTTCCTGCGGCAAAAAGGATCACCCGAATCCAAGCCGGTGGATGCACCCGATACTGAAACAGGAAAGTAA
- a CDS encoding endonuclease/exonuclease/phosphatase family protein: MQAVKTGLEIAGYLIVIISLIPLIRSDYWTFRVFEYPRLQKLILNIIITSAFLMLGMPESRADYLFVGCTILNACYLGYQIFPFTYLAGKRLKKADKIIEQDQICIFSSNVLQDNKNTAGCMDLISKINPDVILLLETDEYWRKGTEGLAGKYPHQVLVPLSNTYGMLLYSRLPLVNPEVRHLVDEEIPSITTQVQLDSGKAVTLYCVHPTPPVPGENRYSTDRDKELLLIAKEVKKDPKPTIVVGDLNDVAWSYTTALFTKMSGLLDPRIGRGFYNTFHAWYPFLRFPLDHVFCSTDFKLVSLKRLASFGSDHFPILIRLQFEAAAQYQQEEPEPTAEEVELAEEKVHKESPE, translated from the coding sequence ATGCAAGCTGTTAAAACCGGACTTGAAATTGCCGGATATCTCATCGTCATAATCAGCCTTATCCCGCTGATCCGAAGTGATTACTGGACCTTCCGCGTATTTGAGTATCCCCGGCTTCAGAAGCTGATCCTGAACATCATCATTACATCGGCATTTTTGATGCTGGGCATGCCCGAGTCGCGCGCCGACTATCTCTTTGTGGGCTGCACCATCCTCAATGCCTGCTATCTTGGCTACCAGATCTTCCCATTTACCTACCTTGCCGGCAAGCGCCTTAAGAAAGCTGACAAGATCATTGAGCAGGATCAGATATGTATTTTTTCATCCAATGTTTTACAGGACAACAAGAATACCGCGGGCTGCATGGATCTGATTTCAAAAATTAACCCTGACGTCATTCTGCTGCTTGAAACAGACGAGTACTGGCGAAAAGGTACGGAGGGACTTGCCGGCAAATACCCGCACCAGGTGCTGGTACCGCTCAGTAACACCTACGGTATGCTCCTGTACTCACGTCTTCCGCTGGTCAACCCGGAGGTGCGGCACCTGGTAGATGAGGAGATCCCTTCCATCACTACGCAGGTGCAGCTGGATTCAGGCAAGGCAGTGACCCTGTACTGTGTGCATCCTACTCCGCCTGTACCCGGCGAAAACCGCTACTCGACCGACCGCGACAAGGAGCTGCTGCTCATCGCCAAAGAAGTAAAAAAAGACCCGAAGCCCACCATCGTCGTGGGTGACCTCAACGATGTGGCCTGGTCGTACACCACAGCCCTTTTTACCAAAATGAGCGGCCTGCTCGATCCCCGGATCGGGCGGGGATTTTACAATACATTCCACGCCTGGTACCCTTTTCTGCGCTTTCCACTCGACCATGTTTTCTGCTCCACGGACTTCAAGCTGGTGAGCCTGAAAAGACTAGCGAGCTTCGGCTCCGACCATTTCCCGATCCTGATCCGGCTGCAGTTTGAAGCTGCTGCCCAGTACCAGCAGGAGGAGCCTGAGCCTACGGCTGAAGAAGTGGAGCTGGCAGAAGAAAAGGTGCACAAGGAAAGTCCGGAGTAA